Proteins from one Malania oleifera isolate guangnan ecotype guangnan chromosome 4, ASM2987363v1, whole genome shotgun sequence genomic window:
- the LOC131154181 gene encoding F-box protein PP2-B15-like has protein sequence MGCSDVSMLPKDCISAILSLTSPADASRSAMVSAAFRSAADSDLVWDKFLPSDYRQILSRYFTTTPLKFSSKRELYSLLCHPNPIDAGNKILRLEKWTGKKSYILSARELSIAWGNDPLYWCWKSIPQSRFPEAVELRTICWLEIHGKIKTQMLSPNTTYGAYLILKISNRAFGLDSIPSQVSVEVGNIASTGAAYLRRHDDQKGQMEGLFYSNRMQMLRSRVVSGDGVVQKMACEREDGWMEIELGEFFINGDEGCDEVKMSLMEVKGHHLKGGLIIEGIEVRPK, from the exons ATGGGGTGTTCGGACGTAAGCATGCTGCCGAAAGACTGCATTTCCGCAATTCTCTCCCTCACCTCCCCGGCAGATGCTAGCAGATCTGCCATGGTGTCGGCGGCATTCAGATCGGCGGCAGATTCCGACCTTGTTTGGGACAAATTCCTTCCTTCTGATTACCGGCAAATACTGTCCAGATACTTCACCACCACTCCCttgaaattttcttcaaagagaGAGCTCTATTCCCTTCTGTGTCATCCCAACCCCATTGATGCCGGCAACAAG ATTCTGAGATTAGAGAAATGGACAGGCAAGAAATCTTATATTCTGTCAGCAAGAGAACTTTCCATTGCATGGGGAAATGACCCATTGTATTGGTGCTGGAAGTCCATACCCCAATCAAG ATTCCCAGAGGCAGTCGAACTCAGAACAATATGTTGGCTAGAGATCCATGGCAAGATCAAAACCCAAATGCTATCACCCAACACAACTTATGGAGCCTATCTCATACTCAAAATCTCCAACCGGGCCTTCGGGCTCGACTCAATACCTTCTCAGGTTTCTGTCGAGGTGGGAAACATTGCGTCCACCGGCGCGGCGTATCTACGCCGCCACGACGACCAAAAAGGGCAGATGGAGGGGCTGTTTTACTCAAACCGCATGCAGATGTTAAGGTCAAGGGTGGTGAGTGGTGATGGAGTAGTGCAAAAAATGGCTTGTGAAAGAGAAGATGGGTGGATGGAGATAGAGCTGGGAGAGTTCTTCATCAATGGTGATGAAGGTTGTGATGAGGTGAAGATGAGTTTGATGGAGGTAAAGGGTCATCATTTGAAAGGTGGACTCATCATAGAAGGCATTGAAGTGAGGCCTAAATAA
- the LOC131154182 gene encoding F-box protein PP2-B15-like — translation MESLDLNELPEACISTILSLTSPLDACSSSMVSTVFRSAADSDLVWDAFLPSDYLEIVSRSVAPLRFSSKKEIYSLLCHPIVIDGGNKILALDKASGRKTYMLSARELSIAWGNEPMYWCWRSIPESRFAEVAELRTVWWLEIHGKIQKKMLSPNTTYGAYLIMKILDRSYGLDSMPSEACIEVGNSIVSTSTVYLRRADGQKQQLESMVYGNRTKMLRSRAAEGEERPHAVEAVREREDGWMEVELGELLSGEDGDDDDEEVTMSLMEVKGHYLKGGLIVEGIEVRPKHVH, via the exons ATGGAAAGTTTGGACTTAAACGAGTTGCCAGAAGCCTGCATTTCCACAATTCTCTCCCTCACTTCTCCGCTGGATGCATGCTCTTCTTCCATGGTGTCCACAGTGTTCCGATCGGCAGCTGACTCGGACCTTGTCTGGGACGCATTCCTTCCATCCGATTATCTCGAAATCGTCTCTAGATCAGTCGCCCCGTTGAGGTTTTCTTCCAAGAAAGAGATCTATTCCCTTCTCTGTCATCCCATTGTCATAGATGGTGGTAACAAG ATTTTGGCATTGGACAAAGCTTCTGGTAGAAAAACCTACATGCTGTCTGCAAGAGAGCTTTCCATCGCATGGGGAAATGAACCAATGTATTGGTGCTGGAGATCCATCCCTGAATCAAG GTTTGCCGAGGTGGCGGAGCTGAGAACAGTATGGTGGCTGGAAATTCATGGCAAGATCCAAAAAAAAATGCTATCGCCCAACACAACTTATGGAGCATATCTTATAATGAAAATCTTGGACCGGTCATATGGGCTCGACTCCATGCCCTCGGAGGCGTGCATTGAAGTGGGAAATAGCATTGTGTCCACCAGCACGGTGTATCTGCGTCGTGCCGATGGCCAAAAGCAGCAGTTAGAGAGCATGGTTTACGGGAATCGCACCAAGATGTTACGGTCGAGGGCAGCGGAAGGGGAGGAACGGCCCCACGCGGTGGAGGCAGTGCGGGAAAGAGAGGATGGGTGGATGGAGGTGGAGTTGGGAGAGCTCTTGAGTGGGGaagatggtgatgatgatgatgaggaagtGACGATGAGTTTGATGGAGGTGAAGGGTCATTACTTGAAAGGAGGACTCATTGTTGAAGGCATTGAAGTGAGGCCTAAACATGTACACTAG